The Acropora palmata chromosome 10, jaAcrPala1.3, whole genome shotgun sequence genome contains a region encoding:
- the LOC141893821 gene encoding uncharacterized protein LOC141893821, with amino-acid sequence MAQAALQCKKCGKSFRLFTSLKAHERIHAKVPEPCVTISDKVVGQVISYERIHGRKERHFKCKHCGKCFRHKVLLSLHNRIHTGEEGFQCKQCGKCFSQVGNLNAHCRIHMGQMPYKCYECGRSFQFRSNLFRHGRNIHGFKVVDVLWGLRSVSEHKEVLKQEKPFSCQKCLKYFSNALALKIHTGRVHSNKKTEHGRTKPYKCNECGKHFIHRRGLELHNGKAHKVSNIFVAESLNKSEEQAMQNWFHTKRRTCLCETCGKWFHPKGIKVHASKAHGEKETESSNELGIPGAEIINRKKRKRSCDCNKCGKRFRNERGLRLHSWHAHKDHEDFSQQGPANAKNSYQQCITQTCRHDNFNQCFHNEKVHNVHVSIEYKGQELEHDNSSGNLSAKNCIQHAEDNPQFNMFVSDICHGEASNSHTHCMSNVHIGKEPRHLRESENPTPEGIHCESRNTSEDKECNIELMPVDDESVQIHTKVKHTEEEPERFVQNQEGNICVTNDVNQTSDVSLFLYECDKCSKRFDRKRGLDTHIRWKHKGKRRKRLKKPAKVLTQKFHVPFDFQRDSYFYNCGECDKSFQSEKGLQIHSIKMHREKIPASLAKSSSQESSYREGKNSHECENSDDQSFINEIRLDIHEDEMRTVKEIDGVNLPAPDPPNEEATVSECYRWSSCNKRNAYKCDKCGKVFSAERGLKIHIQKTHALQDINNSVQSENLSPNIGSLEDKHSYRCKKCSRAFSAEKGLKIHLGKVHSENDAPSSSNPSAHVACSFHNHGIAFECSKCYKVFSAKQGLKIHMAKKHSEYNKESSCNVENLAQVNSSFKLGKLFKRKKCGKDFSHDQEMKLHIRKGHTNQDRKNSHQLDHISTPVASSSEWDACKCNNCGKGFSGRQGLKIHMGKIHAGQNSKNADQPGNLSQPNGSSDEEKSHKCDKCSRIFSCEQGLKIHMAKKHSEYNQESSCNVGNLIQVNEISELGKPFKCRKCGKDFSGEQGLKIHRGKIHADQHKKNSLQSENLSSTFGCCDEEKSHKCDKCSRIFSGERGLKIHMAKKHSEYNQESSCNVGNLAQVIGISELGKPVKCLKCGKDFRGEQGLKIHFGKAHINREKENSCQLEHTPAPVGSSCNEGNVCECDHCGKIFSGVQGLKIHIGKVHADQHKKNSVQSGNLYPPTGCSHEENYKCDTCSRSFNGEQGLKIHIGKVHADQDMGISHQLLKYPSPPIGCSDEKNSHEFDKCSKRFSAKQDLKIHMAKNDSEYNKESFCYAGNLAQVNGISELGKLFKCRNCGKDFRSEQGLKKHFRKAHTNHNIENSDQIEHLSAPVSSSCNEGNICKCKKCGKVFSGEQGLKIHIAKIHSNEDKTNSYQSGNLSPPIGCSEKESSHMCKKCSRVFSTEQGLNMHMAKMHSENSQPENSSNFGNVSLLDDNVEQGEAIDCCKCGRIFYSGRGLKIHMSKAHGPKYSKSYDTSGHALFECNKCSKVFGDERGLNIHTGRIHARKDTEDCDMSELLSESNRIDEGLEHKCEECSKTFGHEKEFIAHRSRVHLHLYKNHHSSEKGYQCPYCGRCFIYSLRFQKHILVHFENPSRRNLSNCRKGKADNGSTQGICASPTKKNKTDKYKTLSCWICGDEFDNSSLLHKHYDNHLQHISDQVMFCISCPLQVT; translated from the coding sequence ATGGCTCAAGCAGCTCTTCAGTGCAAGAAGTGTGGAAAATCTTTTCGGTTATTTACTTCTCTGAAGGCACATGAGAGAATTCATGCGAAGGTGCCAGAACCATGTGTAACAATATCTGATAAAGTGGTTGGTCAAGTAATTAGTTATGAAAGAATCCATGGAAGAAAAGAGAGACATTTTAAATGCAAGCATTGTGGCAAGTGTTTTAGACATAAAGTGTTGCTAAGTTTACACAATAGAATCCACACTGGAGAGGAAGGGTTTCAGTGTAAACAATGTGGAAAATGTTTTAGTCAAGTAGGCAACTTGAATGCACACTGTAGAATTCACATGGGACAAATGCCATACAAATGCTATGAATGTGGAAGAAGTTTTCAATTCAGAAGCAATCTTTTTCGTCATGGACGGAACATACATGGATTTAAAGTTGTAGATGTTTTGTGGGGGTTGAGAAGTGTAAGCGAGCACAAGGAGGTTCTTAAGCAAGAAAAACCTTTCAGTTGCCAGAAGTGTTTgaagtatttttcaaatgctttAGCGCTGAAGATTCATACTGGCAGAGTACACTCCAATAAAAAGACCGAACATGGGAGAACCAAACCTTACAAGTGTAATGAATGTGGCAAGCATTTTATTCATAGGAGAGGACTGGAGCTTCATAATGGCAAAGCGCACAAagtttcaaacatttttgtcGCAGAAAGTTTGAATAAATCAGAAGAACAAGCCATGCAGAACTGGTTTCACACTAAAAGAAGAACTTGTCTTTGTGAGACATGTGGGAAGTGGTTTCATCCAAAAGGAATCAAAGTTCATGCAAGCAAAGCACATggtgaaaaagaaactgaaagttCAAATGAATTGGGAATTCCAGGCGCAGAGATCATTAAccgcaaaaagaggaaacgcTCTTGCGATTGCAATAAATGTGGAAAGCGTTTCCGAAATGAAAGGGGACTTAGGCTCCATTCTTGGCATGCACACAAGGATCATGAAGATTTTAGCCAACAAGGGCctgcaaatgcaaaaaacagttACCAACAGTGTATAACACAGACTTGTAGACATGATAATTTTAACCAATGTTTTCATAATGAAAAAGTACATAATGTTCATGTGAGCATTGAATACAAAGGACAAGAGCTTGAACATGACAACAGCTCTGGGAATCTATCTGCAAAGAATTGCATACAGCATGCAGAAGATAATCCTCAATTTAACATGTTTGTAAGCGACATTTGCCATGGAGAAGCATCAAATAGTCATACTCATTGTATGAGTAATGTGCACATAGGAAAAGAACCTAGACATTTAAGGGAATCAGAAAATCCAACTCCAGAAGGCATCCATTGTGAAAGCCGAAATACTTCTGAAGACAAGGAATGCAACATAGAGTTAATGCCTGTAGATGATGAAAGTGTGCAGATTCATACCAAGGTGAAGCACACAGAAGAAGAACCTGAAAGATTTGTTCAAAACCAGGAAGGAAATATTTGTGTCACAAATGACGTTAATCAAACAAGTGATGTCAGCTTGTTCCTTTATGAATGTGACAAATGTAGCAAAAGGTTTGACCGTAAACGGGGTCTTGATACTCACATAAGATGGAAACACAAAGGGAAAAGGCGCAAACGACTCAAGAAGCCAGCCAAGGTACTAACACAAAAATTTCATGTTCCTTTTGATTTCCAAAGAGATAGTTACTTTTATAACTGTGGGGAATGCGACAAGAGTTTTCAGAGTGAGAAGGGACTCCAAATTCACTCAATAAAAATGCACCGAGAAAAAATTCCCGCAAGTTTAGCAAAAAGTTCATCACAAGAAAGCAGTTACAGGGAAGGAAAAAATTCTCATGAATGTGAGAATAGTGATGACCAGAGTTTTATTAATGAAATCAGGCTTGACATTCATGAAGATGAAATGCGCACCGTTAAAGAGATTGATGGGGTGAATCTACCTGCACCAGATCCTCCTAACGAAGAGGCAACTGTTTCAGAATGCTACAGATGGAGCTCCTGTAATAAAAGGAATGCTTACAAGTGTGATAAATGCGGAAAAGTCTTTAGTGCTGAAAGGGGATTGAAAATACACATACAGAAGACCCATGCCCTTCAAGACATCAATAATTCAGTTCAATCTGAAAACCTCTCACCAAACATTGGCTCTCTTGAAGACAAACATTCTTATAGATGTAAAAAATGCAGCAGAGCTTTTAGTGCTGAAAAGGGATTGAAAATTCACTTAGGGAAAGTCCATTCAGAAAATGATGCTCCGAGTTCAAGTAATCCATCTGCACATGTTGCATGTAGTTTTCACAATCATGGAATTGCTTTTGAGTGTTCCAAATGCTACAAAGTTTTTAGTGCTAAACAAGGATTGAAAATACACATGGCCAAGAAGCACTCAGAatacaacaaggaaagttCCTGCAATGTTGAAAATCTTGCTCAAGTCAACAGCTCTTTCAAATTGGGAAAACTTTTCAAGCGTAAGAAGTGTGGCAAAGATTTTAGTCATGACCAAGAAATGAAATTACACATTAGGAAAGGCCACACAAATCAAGACAGGAAGAATTCACACCAGCTAGACCATATATCTACCCCTGTTGCCTCCTCCAGTGAATGGGATGCTTGCAAATGCAATAACTGTGGGAAAGGTTTTAGTGGTAGACAAGGATTGAAGATTCACATGGGAAAAATCCATGCTGGTCAAAACAGTAAGAATGCAGACCAACCAGGAAATCTATCTCAACCCAATGGCTCCTCTGATGAAGAAAAATCTCACAAATGTGACAAATGCAGCAGAATTTTTAGTTGTGAACAAGGATTGAAAATACACATGGCCAAGAAGCACTCAGAATATAACCAGGAAAGTTCCTGTAATGTTGGAAATCTTATTCAGGTCAATGAGATTTCTGAACTGGGAAAACCTTTTAAATGTAGGAAGTGTGGTAAAGATTTTAGTGGTGAACAAGGATTGAAAATACACAGAGGAAAGATACATGCTGATCAACACAAGAAGAATTCATTGCAATCAGAAAATCTATCCTCAACCTTTGGCTGTTGTGATGAAGAAAAATCTCATAAATGTGACAAATGCAGCAGAATTTTTAGTGGTGAAAGAGGATTGAAAATACACATGGCCAAGAAGCACTCAGAATATAACCAGGAAAGTTCCTGTAATGTTGGAAACCTTGCACAAGTTATTGGAATCTCTGAACTGGGAAAACCTGTTAAATGTTTGAAATGTGGGAAAGATTTTAGGGGTGAGCAAGGATTGAAAATACACTTTGGGAAAGCCCACATAAATCGAGAGAAAGAGAATTCATGCCAGCTAGAACATACACCTGCTCCTGTTGGTAGCTCCTGTAATGAAGGGAATGTTTGCGAATGCGATCACTGTGGGAAAATTTTTAGTGGTGTACAAGGATTGAAGATACACATAGGAAAGGTACATGCAGATCAACACAAGAAGAATTCAGTCCAATCAGGAAATCTATATCCACCAACTGGCTGTTCTCATGAAGAAAATTATAAATGTGACACATGCAGCAGAAGTTTTAATGGTGAACAAGGATTGAAGATACACATAGGAAAGGTCCATGCTGATCAAGACATGGGGATTTCACAccaattattaaaatatcCATCCCCACCCATTGGCTGTTCTgacgaaaaaaattctcatGAATTTGACAAATGCAGCAAACGTTTTAGTGCTAAACAAGACTTGAAAATACACATGGCCAAGAACGACTCAGAatacaacaaggaaagtttCTGTTATGCTGGAAATCTTGCACAGGTCAATGGGATTTCTGAACTGGGAAAACTTTTTAAATGTAGGAATTGTGGTAAAGATTTTCGTAGTGAACAAGgattaaaaaaacactttaGAAAAGCACACACAAATCACAACATAGAGAATTCAGACCAGATAGAACATCTATCTGCTCCTGTTAGTAGCTCCTGTAATGAAGGGAACATTTGCAAGTGCAAAAAGTGTGGCAAAGTTTTTAGTGGTGAACAGGGATTGAAGATACACATAGCAAAGATCCATTCCaatgaagacaaaacaaattcatACCAATCAGGAAATCTATCTCCACCCATTGGCTGttctgaaaaagaaagttctCATATGTGTAAGAAATGCAGCAGAGTTTTTAGCACTGAACAAGGACTGAATATGCACATGGCAAAAATGCACTCAGAAAACAGCCAGCCTGAAAATTCCAGCAACTTTGGAAATGTTTCTTTGCTAGATGATAATGTTGAGCAAGGGGAAGCCATTGATTGTTGCAAATGTGGAAGAATTTTTTACTCAGGACGAGGATTGAAAATACACATGAGCAAGGCTCATGGACCAAAATACTCTAAGAGTTATGATACATCTGGACATGCTCTTTTTGAATGCAATAAATGTAGTAAGGTTTTTGGTGATGAAAGAGGACTGAATATTCACACAGGAAGGATTCATGCAAGAAAAGACACTGAAGACTGTGATATGTCAGAACTTTTGAGTGAATCAAACAGAATTGATGAAGGACTAGAACATAAATGTGAGGAATGTAGCAAGACCTTTGGCCATGAGAAGGAATTCATTGCACACAGAAGTAGAGTACACCTTCATTTATACAAAAACCATCACTCAAGTGAAAAAGGGTATCAATGTCCATATTGTGGAAGGTGTTTCATTTACAGCTTAAGATTTCAGAAACACATACTTGTACATTTCGAGAACCCTTCAAGGAGAAACTTGTCAAACTGTAGGAAAGGGAAGGCTGACAATGGTTCAACACAAGGTATCTGTGCATcaccaacaaagaaaaacaaaacagataaATACAAGACGCTTTCTTGCTGGATTTGTGGCGACGAGTTTGACAACTCTTCTCTCCTTCACAAACACTACGACAACCATTTGCAACATATATCGGACCAG